Within the Thermosynechococcaceae cyanobacterium Okahandja genome, the region CTTGCTCTTCAGGGGTGAGGTGGCGATGGCGGTTATCGTAGCGGGGCGCGAGTCCCTTGGCCTTTTGCTCGGCCCGTAGGGCATCGAGTTCTTCTGGGGTGCAGTAGCAGTAGTAGGCATCCCCCTGATCCAGCAGGCGTTGAATGGCTTGGCGGTAGTGATCAAGGCGATCGCTCTGGAAGATGGGGCCTTCATCCCACTGTAGCCCTAACCATTGCAGGCCTTCGAGAATATTGGCGGTGTACTCGGGGCGGGAGCGCTCGCGATCGGTGTCTTCGATCCGTAGCACAAACGTGCCTCCCTGATGGCGCGCATAGAGCCAGTTAAATACGGCGGTGCGGGCGGTGCCAATGTGCAGATTCCCCGTTGGACTAGGGGCAAGTCGAACCCGAACGGTCACTACCTACCTCAACAATTGTTAACACTGTTTTGATCCTACCCTACCGGCGTGGCGGGACGGGCTACATCAACCTCAATCGCCGGCAGCAAACGTTCGTACTGGTGGGGCGATCGCCACCGCAAGAGGTTTGTTATTGGTTGACCCAGCACGTCCGCCCCTAGGCCAAGGGCACGGCGGGGGTTGACCGTCGCCAATTGCAGCGCACTGGCAAAATCACAGACCCCCCAGTCCACCAACCGACCCACCATGGCCAGCAGGGGAACGGTGGTGCCACACAGGGTGCCATCCGCCAGTCGTGCCGTGCCATCCTTAACGTGAATTTGGCGGCTGTCCCACGGATAGACCCCATCCCCTAACCCCAAGGGGGCAAGGGCATCACTCACAAGGAAGAGGCGATCGCCCGCGCACTCGTAAAGCAGCTTCAGCATTAAGGGATGCACATGAACCCCATCGCCAATCACACCACACCACACCTGCGGATTCACCAACGCTGCTGCCAATAATCCCGGCTCGCGATGATGGAGTGGTGGCATCGCATTAAAGGCGTGGGTGACCATCGTTGCACCGGCGGCAAAGGCGATGTCTGCCTCGGCTGCCGTGGCCAAGGAATGCCCCAAACTAATCGTGATCCCAAGGGAGTGCAAATAGGGGAGAGCGGTACCACTGGCATCTAGCTCAGGGGCAAGGGTAATCATCGCCACGGTACTGCTGAACGCCCCTAGGATCTGCTCGAGCACCTCACGGGTCAAAGGCTGTAAATAGGCGGCAGGATGCGCCCCCCGCTTGGCCGGATTGAGGCAGGGGCCCTCTAAATGCGCCCCTAGCACGGCAGCACTCGGATAGCTCGGCTCCGGCTGAAACTGCTCAATCGCCGCCAAGGCACGCTGAATATCCGCAAGCGGTGCGGTCACAATGGTTGGGGCGTAGGCATCAATGCCCTGCTGCCACAAATAGGTACTAATCCGGCGCAGAGGCTCCGAAGTCGTCAAATTAGGAAAGGGGATGCCCAAGGCACCATTAATCTGTAAATCAACACCCCCAAGGGAGAGGTAGTCCCCCTGAACGTCAATGACATCAGCGGCATCGGGCGGCAGAATCGTTTCGCCAATGGCACTAACCCGCCCGTCTGTTAACTGCACTTGCTGAAGGCGATCGCACCCCAGCAGCCGCACTCGGTCTAGCCATTGGATAGTCGTGGTCATGGCTGAGGCGTTGTTTGGAGATCAGGACGCTCCTCGGGCACAATGGCATCCGCCACAGGACACACTTGCAGACAAATGCCGCAGTCAATACAGGTGGCAAAGTCAATCCAGAACCAGTCTGTGCCTTTGGCATTCTTGCCCGGCCCCGGGTGAATGCAGGCCACAGGACAGGCTTCAACACAGTCGGCAACGCCTTCACAGATATTGGTCACAATCGTGTGCGCCACGGTGAGTTCCTCTTCCGGCAGATTAGGCAGGTCTCTTTAGGACTTTTAACATATTCCCAGACATCCAAAACCGCTGGCGAGAGTTTACCGCCGCTCAGGGCAGAGCGCAGCCATGCCAATCCTTAAGACTTCATAAAAGCAGGGTGCCTCAAGCTTATCATCGAAAAACTGAGAACTATAATCAATAAAATCCAGATGTGAGACCTGCAAATGCCATATGTCTTCATCACGCTGGCGACCCTTTATCTACATTGCCGACCCCCATCGGCAGCAATCGCAACGACAAGAAGCCATGTCTAAGCCCCTCTCATTAGCCACCGCCACGGTTGGCGATCGCTACCGTATTGCCGAGTTGCGCTGCACCAACAGCCACCAACTTTTGGCCATGGGATTGGCCCCCAACGCCGTCATGACAGTTTTGCAGCGCCATGACCAAGGAGCAGTCATGGTGGGTGTTGACACCCAGCGATTTTGTCTCAACCATGAACTGGCCGCCAAAATTATGCTGACCCCCTTAGAGGCGATCACCTTGGGGACTGCCCCAGTGGGTAGCCGGTTACGGGTGGTGGGCTATGCCGCCACGGCTCCCATTTATAAGCGCAAATTATTAGCAATGGGCTTGACCCCGGGTGTTGAAATCGAAGTGATCCGCCATGCTCCCCTTGGCGACCCTACCGACATCCGCGTGCGTGGTTTTCATCTCAGCTTACGCAGGGATGAGGCGGCGGCTCTGCAAGTGCAGCAAATTTAGCATTGATCAAGGATCAACGCCATGGCAGCCACGATTGTTTTAGTTGGCAACCCCAACTGTGGTAAGACAACTATTTTTAATGGCCTAACCGGCTCTAATCAGCGGGTTGGCAACTGGCCGGGCGTCACCGTCGAGCGCAAGGAAGGACTCTACCGCGAGGGTGACCTGACCGTGACGGTGGTGGATCTGCCCGGGGTTTATTCCCTTGATGCCGGGCAGGAGGGGACAGCCCTAGACGAGCAGGTTGCCCGCAATGTCTTGCTAAAACGGCAATACGATTTGGTGGTAAACATCCTCGATGCCGCTAATCTAGAGCGCAATCTCTACCTCACGAGCCAATTGTTGGACATGGGGGTGCCGCTGCTATTAATTCTCAACATGATCGATGTGGCGGTGGCAGCGGGGATGAGGATTGATGCCCAAAGTCTTAACCAGCGGTTGCAGGTGCCCGTCGTACCGTTTTGTGCTAAGCAACGCCAGAATTTCGGCCAACTGCGCCACAGCCTGCGGGCG harbors:
- the nagA gene encoding N-acetylglucosamine-6-phosphate deacetylase; this translates as MTTTIQWLDRVRLLGCDRLQQVQLTDGRVSAIGETILPPDAADVIDVQGDYLSLGGVDLQINGALGIPFPNLTTSEPLRRISTYLWQQGIDAYAPTIVTAPLADIQRALAAIEQFQPEPSYPSAAVLGAHLEGPCLNPAKRGAHPAAYLQPLTREVLEQILGAFSSTVAMITLAPELDASGTALPYLHSLGITISLGHSLATAAEADIAFAAGATMVTHAFNAMPPLHHREPGLLAAALVNPQVWCGVIGDGVHVHPLMLKLLYECAGDRLFLVSDALAPLGLGDGVYPWDSRQIHVKDGTARLADGTLCGTTVPLLAMVGRLVDWGVCDFASALQLATVNPRRALGLGADVLGQPITNLLRWRSPHQYERLLPAIEVDVARPATPVG
- a CDS encoding ferredoxin family protein; translation: MAHTIVTNICEGVADCVEACPVACIHPGPGKNAKGTDWFWIDFATCIDCGICLQVCPVADAIVPEERPDLQTTPQP
- a CDS encoding ferrous iron transport protein A, which produces MSSSRWRPFIYIADPHRQQSQRQEAMSKPLSLATATVGDRYRIAELRCTNSHQLLAMGLAPNAVMTVLQRHDQGAVMVGVDTQRFCLNHELAAKIMLTPLEAITLGTAPVGSRLRVVGYAATAPIYKRKLLAMGLTPGVEIEVIRHAPLGDPTDIRVRGFHLSLRRDEAAALQVQQI